aagagtcggacatgactgagcaactttgtgACTGACTGATTAGAATGTTCAGACCCCTGTTTCTTGAGTTAcaatttagaatataaaatactCAAATAGTCATCCCATTAGCCCTTTTCTTAACTGATATgtgattctttaaaaatgctGGAATAAAATTGAGATTCTTATGTCTATGGATCTACTTTTTAATTACATAAACCAATTATTCAACCATTTAACATATAGCCAAAATGAACTGcgtgaaatttcttttaaatttttatatttatatttttatatttcagagatttttatatttcagaGAGTGAGAGTAAAGGTTAATTTTGAAGTGTGTCTGGCACATATCTATGCCAGAGCTCTGTATATGAGTGAAATATAGTTATAGGGTGGGGGCTTAGAGTTGGGCTTCATCAGGACATTAGAGATGGGGGAGAGAAGAGGAATGTGATTGaaggaaacacagaaatgaagatgggaaggaaggaaaacaaattttcctATCTTTCTTCTAACTGCCCTGGTGATCTTTGGGGACATCCATGATCTGCTTTAACTGTAGTCTTATAACCTGCAGTAATTAATTTGTAGGTCTCGGGATCAGGGTATTACTTTGTAATATTACTGATGGCATAATCTGACTGGGCCTGAACATGTGCACACAGGCAGCATGTGGTTAATAGAAACAGTGTAGTTCTAGGGCCACGTAGAATTGTATTCAAGTACTGGTGAAGTCATATTCTAACTACATGACTATTAAACAAGTTACTTAATTTGAAGAACCTAAAAAGGGAATAGTTAGAAAGGAACCCCAGATAGTccttacttgctgctgctgctgctaagttgcttcagtcgtgtctgactctgtgcaaccccatagatggcagcccaccaggctcccccatccctgggattctccaggcaagaacactggagtgggttgccatttccttctccaatgcatgaaagtgaaaagtgaaattgaagagTCCTTACTTGGGACAGCTAATTTGGACATAACTGGATaccttccttcttttcattcttaAGACAATGCTCCTGGGAGTTTGTATTAGACAAAAAAGCATAACTATTTCCTTTTCACTAGTAGGATGTATCATTTCTCAGTGATTGGGAGCAGTAATTCAGAAGTCTTGAACTTTTCTCAAAGTAATTTGTTCTGACACATTGAAGAATACGTTTACTGACAGCAGCTATTCTGTCCACTTGTTCTTTGTAAATCACTTTCCTGAGGGTCTTTATCTGGGAAGAATCACTAATGTAGTATCTCTTAGATTTGCTACTATAAGGAACTTAAGGTTATTAGGTAACTTGTTCTGAGGGAAAATATACAAGGACTATCTGTAAGGCTTAAGGAGGTTTGTGCTTTTTCAAATATATCGTAAAATTTAGGCTTTACATAGACAAACTAGCACAGGGGCCAGTGAAACTGCCTatattaaaaggaacaaatttcagtcctttattttgtctttttttaatttagtatgttttgttagattttgtttaattaaaagaGTGATGCATGCTCATTATAACAAATCAAAAAGCAAATGTTAGTCATCTGTTTTTCCTCCTTCCGATGATATCCAATGTGATCAGGATGGAGACATTTTACCCCTTTGTCTGTGCTTAGAGACATGAGAACTTTATCTAAGCATGTTATCCCAGTTGGGAGATACTACATGTCTTATTTAGCATCTTATtttttcacagaagaaatcatAGATTTCAATTAAGAAATCATTTAGGGATTTAAGAATCCCTAAATCAACGAATATTGATCTATATCCTTGTTTGTAAACAGTTACATAATAATAAGCAGATGTCTGTATGGATAATTTATTGTCAAACATAAATTATTCActatttctctttccttgaaCGCAGATTTTCCTGGCACTGCTCCTAGATGTTAACTAACTGTGTCCTGTCCCAAGCAACCCAGGGCTCTGAGACACTTGGGCTTGCTTGTATTTCCAAGTGGCCTCACATCCAGAATGGTGAGGTTCACTCTGGTGACATCCACCTCTGTATGAAAgtgttcctttcccttttttctcttttgcttaagCAAAGGAAGCTGCTAGAGGAGAGTCTGAGCCTTTGATCCTCCTTAACTGCTCACTTATAAGCAAtatgagggcttccttggtggctcagctggtaaagaatctgcctgcaatgcagaactgggttcgatccctgggctgggaaggtcccctggaaagggaacagctacccactccagtattctagcctggcgatttccatggactacatagtccatggggtcacaaggagtcagacacgactgagtgagtttcacttcaCTTGTCTTTCCTTGAGTACTCAGATTTGAATGAGGGAAAGTTATCAGGGgagaaaaatgtaatgaaatacaTTGGTGGCTGTTTTTCAGTAGAAAGATAAGATAGACTGACATGCTAATAGGTGGAGAATGAAGATCACAgctaaagaaaaatgcatttattaagtaatgcacatataaaatatatttgattaatagtttttcaaatttatagtAGTGTGTTCATACAGCATGGGGAATAATTGGTATGTTATTTGGtagaaataaaacttaaagatTGAACAAAACATGAATTGATATGACATATGAAGATGtaaaaaacacaagaaacatACTGTAATCTGACATAATGAGGTTTATTGACCCACTGCAAAGAGGAAGACAGCATACCAGAAGAACCAGAGGACATTTCccaaagaaattaataaagtCATTATAGGATTCTGGAGAAAGTTGAGACATagctaaaatttaaataaatcaattttttcagttttattgaggtataattgctatacaaaaactgcacatatttaatgtTTGCGGTTTTACAACATGCTGTTTTATGCCTAAGAAGGTAAATCTCATATTGTGTTCTTataacaaaatgaacaaataagcacacaaaagatacaaagaaacttTTGGAGGTGACAGACATGTCTATTACCTTGACTGTGGTCATTGGTGTCTGATATATATCCAAACTCATCAAATAAAGCCATATTTTAATAGACAAAAGCAAGCACTcatagagattctgattcagtagaaaGACTAGAGCCCAAGATTCCACATTTCTTACGAGCTCCCAGATGGTGCCGAGGCTACAGAACTATAAACCACACTTTTGGTAGAAAAGTTTTAAGATATAAATTCCCACTGCAAAAGAGCTCTTGGCTGAgttggtattatttttaaagttttaatcagAAACATTCTAGAAAAtgatgcattttcattttcctcctctggaaGTCTCTATTTATTACTctatcagatttttttcctttttcaagtaATGGTCACAAAGATCCCAGGGAACAGAAATATAGCCTCCTGTAGAAAATCCTTTGTATATTTAACAATAAGATCATTTTAGGAAAATTAGGAGGTATAGTGTACAGTGAGTATCTGATTATGGATTTATTATAGCAGATTATTTTTTACTAAAATCACATTTCGAATCCATGACCATGTCTGTCACTTGTAAGAATCACTGATCTCTCCCATTCTGGACCTTAACTTTTTGATATGAGAGCTAAATGAATACCAGCTGAGCCGAGACTTTCTAATTTCCTGCACCCTACTTCTGTCACCACACCCCAGCTCTTTTAGCTTTCTCATGATTTGTTATGATTTCACTTTAGGGAGCAGTGCAATGACATggataacaaaaggaaaaaaggagagaacctatttttttttttttttaactcactgcTTTAGAAGTATTCCTTACCCAAGCTGGATTATATCTTTTAGGCTTTATAATAAAGTCATGTCAACTCCTAAAAGGTCATTGTTTCTCATTGGCTCTTTAGGCCACCAGACTGACAACAGCCCCAGGGAGGGACTGCTGAATTCATAGATAACAGGTTTTTTTAGTCCTTGGAAGCTAGGTTTCTAGATTCTATGGAATAATAGCTCTGATCCCTCCTAAGAGATTATAGAATTATTGAACTAATTGTCCTCTTTGTCTCTGCACAGATATCTAAGTGATTCTTGTGTTCCTTCTTTTGAAAACATAACTAAATTATTTAGAAGGGAACCTGTGTTAATTTACATTTGAACTCAGAATCAGTGGTAAACAGACAGTTTCACATTCACCTCTTTAGATTTAAAGATTCAAAGCAAAATCAGCTTCTAGCACAAAGGCAGTGAAGTCTGCATATAAAATGTAACAAGTAAGTCTCCATATAAAAATAACAAgcgagccagaaagaaaaacacctataccgtatactaacacatatatgtttggaatttagaaagatggtaacaataaccctgtatatgagacagcaaaagagacactgatgtatagaacagtcttttggactctgtgggagagggagagggtgggatgatttgggagaatggcattgaaacatgtatagtatcatatatgaaacgagtcgccagtccaggttcgatgcacgattctggatacttggggctggtgcactgggacgacccagagggatggtacagggagggagaagggaggagggttcaggatggggaacacgtgtatacccgtggtggattcatgttgatatatggcaaaaccaatacaatattgtaaagttaaaaaataaaataataaaatatatatataacaatttaaATTAGATATGGTACAAGTTAAATTCAAAGTCATATTTTGTTGTATGCCCTCTTTACATTCTAGATCTACACTGTTTAATGCAGTAGCCACTGCATTGTCCAATGTAATTgccttttaacatttaaatatatataaaacacaataaaatggaGCTTttcaatggctcagcaggtaaagagcCACCTGCAATCCAtgagacacaagaaacatgggttcaatccctgggtcaagaagatctcctggaggaaagactagcaacccattccagtattcttgcctggagaattccatggactgaggagcctggtgggctacagtcctaagGGTTGaacaatcagacacaactaagtgattaAGCACATTAAACACAATAAAACAGAGTTGAAAATGTAGTTGCCCAGTTGTACTACCTACATTTCAAGTGTTTAGTAGCCATATGCAGCTAGCAGTCTACATTTGTATTTATTACTCTATTTTAGAGAACATCtttatcattttagaaaaattattgttgctgttcagtcactaagtcatgtctgactcttcactgccccataaactgtagcattgcagacttccctgtccttcactatctcccagatttggCCCACAtttatgtccattgcatcggtgatgttatccaaccatttcatcttctgttgccctcttctcctcctgccttcaatctttcccagcatcagggtcttttccaatgagtcaacagtTCAAAgcaggtggtcaaattattggaacttcagcttcagcatcagtccttccaaagagtattcagagttgatttccttttaggatgactggtttaatccccttgcattccaagggtctctcaagagtcttctccagcaccacagcttgaaagcatcaattctttggtactctgccttctttatggtccagctctcacagccatacatggctaccagaaagaccatagccttgactatgcagacctttgttggcaaagtgatgtccttgctttttaacacactgtctacattttgttttagctttcctgccaagaagcaactgtcttctaatttcatggctgctatcaccatctgcagtaattttagagcccaagaagagaaaatctgtcactgcttccatctcCTCCCCCTCTATTCACTATGAAAAATACTACTGGACAATTCCGGTCCAGACAATCTTTACAAAATTTCTGTCAGTTgggtattttccccattttaaagattaagTAACTAAATCTCAGATAATTGAAAATGCTTCAAGTTACCCACTTTTGAAACTTAAAGACCAAGTATTTGAATCTGACTTTGTTTCCATGCAAAAAAGTGCTCAAAAAGCCATTCTGGGCATGTTAAATAGGTTTATACATTTTTGAATATGGTCACAATTATGGCATTACCTATGTCTATCTTGTTTACACAAATTTAGAAGAAATCCATGGAATGCTTCAGATAGAATTTCCTACCTCCATCCCTAAAAACAGCTGACTTCCAAGACATAGGCTAGGCTGGAACTTGTTTGAGGTGATTATCTACATTTAAAGTGTGTTTTAAAATCAAGGATCATGGGTTCAGGGCTAAAGTCTTAATTCCAACAAAGTGTATTTTTGTACTgatatttgcttgtttattcttATTGTTGCTATTTTGAACACTGTAATATCTCAacatatttttagagaaaagagTCTGAGCATTCTGCTACGAATCTGCTGGATCTTGACACTGTAGATGATAGGGTTCATCAGAGGTGGAAAAAGGATGTAGATGTTGCCCATAAGGACATGGACCACTGGGGAGAGATGCTTGCCAAATCGGTGCACCATTGTAAGGCTAATGATAGGAATGTAGAACACGAGGACAGCACAAACGTGGGAGATGCACGTCTGAAATGACTTATGCCGTTCCTCCCGAGAGGCAATTGCCAGAACTGACTTAAGAATCAGGACATAGGAGAAGAGGATAAGCACAGCATCCAACAATAGTGTGCAAATAACCAGCATCAGGGCATAGTAGCTATTGAATCGAATGTCTGAGCAGGCTAGGCGGAGAAGGTCTTGGTGCAGGCAGAATGAGTGAGAGAGGATGTGGGGACGGCAGTAGTGGAAGTATTTCAAACAGATAATAGGGGGTGTAATAAAGAAGAAACTCCTACCTAAAATGGTGAGTCCGATTTTGATAATTCTGGAATTAGTCAGGATAGAGGAATAACGCAGTGGATTGCAAATTGCAGTGTACCGGTCAAAGGCCATAGTTAGGAGAACAGAGGATTCCATTAAGGACAGACCATGGATGAAATAGGCCTGGGTAATGCGGGAATCCAGGCTGATCTCTTGAATCAACCCCAACAGGATCCCTAGCACTGTGTTCACTGTGGACAGTCCCATGCACAAATCAGCGATAGCCAGCATGGCCAGGAAGTAGAACATGGGTTGATGCAGGCTAGGTTCAGTCCAGATTACATACAGCACCAGGCAGTTACCCAGAAGAACAACAGCATAAAtggtggagaagggaacagagatCCAGGGATATTGCTGCTCCAGACCAGAAAATCCagtgagaaggaaggaggaggaattaGTGCTGGGGCTTACTAAAGCTATCATTCTGGATCTGAGATAATTTTTCGACGCAGcaagaaagtatttttcaaagagaATGCTCCGATTTCAGATGAGGTAGAATTTCTAAGTAAACAAAATTATGCTATAAGTTAACTAACTTTACATAATGTGGTCAAGCAACTCTGTCCTTTAGAGGCATATTTATCTGTCGGCTGGAAGAGAATGGTGCTCTCCTGATGTCACTTAAGTGTCGTTATTCATCCACTGGCGGACCTTAGAAGACACCTGTAATGATGAACAGACTGGAGCAGGAAACTAATTTTCGGAAGGATATGTTTTCTGGGACATTTTCCCAGGGATGCTGGTGAGATGGTATACCTATAAAATTGAGAGAGAAGATTCTCGAAAGAATTCTTAGTTTTCTCCTTCCAACTCATAAAGCATTTAGAATTAAGAGTACTATAAAGTAGTCACTCTGCAcccatatttttccatttgtgttaTTTCCAAGCATATTTTCCTCCAAATATTACTGAGTGGAAATGCttctattttctcccactctaaaTGACATAGCCAGAAATTAGTTTTACATCCTTAGTGATAAGCCAAGAGGAATATTTATGCATGAAACCTGTGGCAAGTGATTTCCCATGGGAGTTCTTACCCTCTGGGATGTTCAACCCATGTGTGCTCCTGTGACTTGGAGACTCAGGTTGAAGACACTTTGCCTCTGACATCAACCCAGAGTTCTCCACCCACTATTCATTCATGTCATTAGTTGGCTAAGTAATCATTTAATAGGCACTATTGAAAGGATGAgcaattattttctcttccttagaAACTGCTGTTCCAAAGATCAGAAAGCCAATGTTGAAAAACTAAATCTAAAGGCCTCTTTGCAGCAGAATTGATTGGCTTGTTTTTCACATTATTATCCTGACTTGAATTCTGGCCCTGGAAGTCATTACAAAGATTTAATGGCTCGTATCATTTAGGCAGGTGCTTAAAACTTTATATTGACTTTCATATTTGATTATGAAACACGTTGATTATTCCAACATGTTAAAGTAGCTTCGGATTCTGACTTCCATTTATAGCCTATCCTTCATCTTTATCATACCAATCTCATCAGGCAGCTTCTTTTAGGAGcctatccatttttatttcttgttctgaGCTTCCCCCAcagctcaatgggtaaagaatccacctgcagttcaggaaacacaggagatgtgggttcagtccctggattaggaagatccactggagaaggaaatggcaacccactccagtattcttgcctgaaaaatcccatggacgtaggagcctggtgggctacagtccaaaagatCGTAAAGAGTTgtacaagactgagcaactaggcataAGCACAAGCAAGCCCCTCTCAATATTAGATAGTTCACTATTTTTAGTACATTTTCTTCATTGAGTGCCTGGACTTTCTttgaacacatttatttttcaaaaccacCACTGCTTTTTTTTCACAAGATTTTTCTCTTGATGTTCTCTCTGCCAAGATGTGATTCTCCATCTTCTCCCCAacctctttattctctttttcaaaCAATCTTGCATTTTTCCTCTTCATCTGAAACATCACTTTTCAGGAAGCCCCTTAACTTGGACAGATTTTCTCCAAGTacctattatttttataacatacaTTCATCTTTATGTAactcattcattttatattttgatatacattagatgacttatttcactaaggtTTCTGTTACACAGTAAACTGTAAgtttcctgaaagtgaaaagagtgTCAGTTTTTACTCACTATAGTAGCCTGAAATTTACAAGGCTAAGTTTTCACCCCTTCTGTGATTTTAAACTCATGGATATAATTGTCTCCTTGATATCTCCACTTCGGTATTTaatctaaaaattataattatggcAATTAAGTACTTCATCTTCCCCCTAAATAATTATCTCCTTATTTCCTCCAAATATCACAAAATGACTCCACCAACCACACAATTGTTTACAAAAATTCTAGAACCATTCTTGCTATTCTTCCCCTCTCCATCAAATCCTTTATCAGTTTCTATCATTTCTACCCTAAAACATACCCTGAACCTGCTCACTTTTCACCAGTAGACCTGTATATTCCCAGTATCTTGGTTCAAAACAATTTCCATGGTTATTGTAATAATTTGCTAGCCAGCTTAATTGTTTTTGCACTTGTCtctaaaaaagcaaaggagccaGACTGCTTTTCTACAAAACTCTACTAGATAGCATaagcctttgtttaaaaaaatattctggtgGATTTGTATGctcttaaaataaaatgcaagttaTTTATCATGGTATCATGATCAGAAAACTTTACATGACCTGGCCCATCCACATCTACTTCTACATCAAGGACCATTGTTGGCTTCAATCCCTAATCTCTAGgcatctttctcttcctcaaaGCAAATTAAGAGTATTCCTGTCTCAGTATCTTTGACCTTGATCTTTTATCTGTTTAGAATTATTTAATTCCAGTTTTTTGTGCAAAATCTCCTTTAATCATTCAGGCTTCAGTTCAATATTGCTTCTTTAGGGTGATTTTTGTAACCCTGTCATTATTGGTTCTATTTTCTCAAAGAAGTCACTCTCATTGCAATATCCTGCTTGATATTTATACTATTTGCTATATGCTGATTGTCCTTTAGATCTACTGGAAGTTCTAGAAGACCAGGAGTTAtgcgtgttttgttttgttttcctcctgcTCACTGCTATATAAAATGAGATTTAGAATAGAGTGATCATTtatcaaacaaatattttattaatgaattttATCTATGAAATAAGACCTGCGCCTTACAGAGGTATTAAGAACAAGACAAGTTTGCAAATAGTTGCCATGAGACCTAAGCACTCATATCTTAAGGTACTCATATCTGATCCCTGTTGGCCACACATTTTAAATCTTGGGTCATCATATGTAAgatttatatgatatataaaacagatgCCATCCTAGAAATTCTTGCTGATCTTActcaaaaacacaaaatttgAGTATGATTCCTATTGTGCCCAGTGTGATCCAGACATATAGGCTCTACCCTgggactgaaattgaagaaagtagggaaaaccactagacctttcaggtgtgacctaaatcaaatcccttatgattatacagtggaagtgagaaatagatttaagggcctagatctgatagatagagtgcctgatgagctatggaatgaggttcgtgacattgtacaggacacagggatcaagaccattcccatggaaaagaaatgcaaaaaagcaaaatggctgtctggggaggccttacaaatagctgtgaaaagaagagaagtgaaaagcaaaggagaaaaggaaagatataaacatctgaatgcagagttccaaagaatagcaagaagagataagaaagccttcttcagcggtcaatgcaaagaaatagaggaaaacaacagaatgggaaagactagggatctcttcaagaaaatcagagataccaaaggaacatttcatggaaagatgggctcgataaaggacagaaatggtatggacctaacagaagcagaagatattaagaagaaatggcaagattacacagaagaactgtacaaaaaaaacttcacaacccagataatcacaatggtgtgatcactgacctagagccagacatcctggaatgtgaagtcaagtgggccttagaaagcatcactacgaacaaagctagtggaggtgatggaattccagttgagctattccaaatcctgaaagatgatgctgtgaaagtgctgcactcaatatgccagctcatttggaaaactcaatagtgg
This genomic window from Bubalus bubalis isolate 160015118507 breed Murrah chromosome 16, NDDB_SH_1, whole genome shotgun sequence contains:
- the LOC112579367 gene encoding olfactory receptor 51V1-like — encoded protein: MIALVSPSTNSSSFLLTGFSGLEQQYPWISVPFSTIYAVVLLGNCLVLYVIWTEPSLHQPMFYFLAMLAIADLCMGLSTVNTVLGILLGLIQEISLDSRITQAYFIHGLSLMESSVLLTMAFDRYTAICNPLRYSSILTNSRIIKIGLTILGRSFFFITPPIICLKYFHYCRPHILSHSFCLHQDLLRLACSDIRFNSYYALMLVICTLLLDAVLILFSYVLILKSVLAIASREERHKSFQTCISHVCAVLVFYIPIISLTMVHRFGKHLSPVVHVLMGNIYILFPPLMNPIIYSVKIQQIRSRMLRLFSLKIC